A genomic stretch from Coturnix japonica isolate 7356 unplaced genomic scaffold, Coturnix japonica 2.1 chrUnrandom339, whole genome shotgun sequence includes:
- the TARBP2 gene encoding RISC-loading complex subunit TARBP2, producing the protein MLSCSPGKTPISLLQEYGTRIGRTPGYDLLKAEGQAHQPNFTFRVTVGDVSCTGQGPSKKAAKHKAAEVALKLLKGGDMLEPGAPEEPRLCPPSPPISDALSLSGLHQCLVELSTQPATVCHGAAPSRDGARSHAARNALQYLRIMAGGK; encoded by the exons atgctgagctgcagccccggGAAGACCCCGATCAGCCTCCTGCAGGAATATGGCACACGAATAGGGCGCACGCCGGGCTACGACCTGCTCAAGGCCGAGGGTCAGGCGCATCAACCCAACTTCACCTTCCGCGTCACCGTCGGCGACGTCAGCTGCACCG ggcaGGGACCCAGCAAGAAGGCGGCCAAGCACAAAGCAGCGGAGGTGGCTCTGAAGCTGCTGAAGGGGGGGGACATGCTGGAACCAGGAGCCCCCGAGGAGCCCAG ACTctgccccccatctccccccatttCAGATGCCCTCAGTCTCAGTGGGTTACACCAATGCCTGGTCGAACTGTCCACCCAACCGGCCACTGTGTGTCACGGAGCCGCCCCGTCCCGCGATGGAGCCCGTTCCCACGCTGCCCGCAATGCCCTGCAGTACCTGCGCATCATGGCAGGGGGCAAATGa
- the NPFF gene encoding pro-FMRFamide-related neuropeptide FF encodes MAARAVLALLLLAGAARTGRSCPDPIRSDPLPVGPGSVAPSGPSALSALLRSMGRPHSAATELQPQRFPRGPGSPSWLSPRSWDPPSAPFWTMATPQRFGRRR; translated from the exons ATGGCGGCTCGTGCGGTGCTGGCGCTGCTGCTGTTGGCCGGGGCCGCTCGAACCGGCCGCTCTTGTCCCGACCCGATTCGGTCCGATCCGCTCCCGGTCGGTCCCGGTTCCGTCGCCCCGTCGGGTCCGTCCGCTCTGAGCGCGTTGCTTCGCTCTATGGGGCGACCCCACAGCGCGGCCACGGAGCTGCAGCCGCagag GTTCCCCCGTGGGCCGGGTTCCCCATCGTGGCTCAGTCCCCGCAGTTGGGATCCCCCATCTGCCCCATTTTGGACCATGGCCACCCCACAGCGCTTCGGCCGCCGCCGCTGA